Sequence from the Schaalia sp. 19OD2882 genome:
TGCCCGTGTGGCACAAGGTGACGGTGGCGTTGACCGCACGGCGCGTGAGCAGCAGCCCGATGGAGCGGCCCACGGTCACTCCACGTCCGATGACGCACACGTCCGCACCGGCAAGGTCGATCCCGTGGCGCTCCACGAGCTCGATGACCGCGCGCGGGGTGCACGGCAGGGGCGAGTCGATGTCCTCCGCGCCGCGCAGGACCAGGCGCCCGAGGTTCGTCGGGTGCAGGCCGTCGGCGTCCTTGGCCGGGTCGATGCGCTCGAGCACCGCATTGGTGTCGATGCCGCGAGGCAGGGGCAGTTGGACGATGTAGCCGGTGCAGGCGGGGTCGGCGTTCAGGCGGTCGATGGCCGACTCGACGTCGGCCTGGCCGGCCCGGGCAGGCAGGTCGACGCGGATGGACTCGATGCCGACCTCCGCACAGTCCCTGTGCTTTCCGGCCACGTAGGCCATGGAGCCGGGATCCTCGCCCACGAGGATCGTGCCGAGTCCCGGCACGATCCCCCGTTCACGCAGGGCGGCCACACGTTGGGCCAGTTCGGCCTTGATGGCCGCAGCCGTCGCCTTGCCGTCGAGGACCTTGGCGGGTCCGTTCCACGGGGCGCGCATCAGTCGAGCCCGACGTAGAGGGGGTGCCTGTCGGTCAGGGCGGCCACGCGTGTGCGCAGTGCCTCGACCTCGACAGGGGCGCCGGAGGCCCCCTGGACGAGGGCGGTGACGATGATGTCGGCGACCTCGGCGAAATCGGCCGCGTCGAAGCCGCGGGTGGCCAGGGCCGGGGTGCCGATGCGCAGGCCGGAGGTGCGCATGGGGGGACGCGGGTCGAAGGGGACCGCATTGCGGTTGACGGTGATGCCGACCTCGTGCAGCAGGTCCTCGGCGTCACGCCCGTCGATCTGCGACTTCACGAGATCCACGAGGACCAGGTGGACGTCGGTGCCTCCTGAGACCAAGGAGATCCCGGCATTGACGGCGTCGGGCGCCCCCAGGCGTTCGGCGAGCAGTTGCGCCCCTTCGAGGGTGCGCCGCTGACGGTCCTTGAACTCCTCGGTCTGGGCGACCTTCATGGCGATGGCCTTGGCGGCGATCACGTGCATGAGGGGGCCGCCCTGCTGGCCCGGGAAGACGGCGGAGTTGATCTTCTTTCCCCACTGCCGGCCGCGTGAGGACAGGATCATGCCTGAGCGGGGTCCGCCGATGGTCTTGTGGACCGTGGTCGTCGTGACGTCCGCGAAGGGCACGGGGTTGGGGTGCAGACCCGCGGCGACGAGGCCGGCGAAGTGCGCCATGTCGACCCACAGGTGGGCTCCGACCTCGTCGGCGATGTCCCGGAAGGCCTGGAAGTCGAGGTGGCGCGGGTAGGCGGACCATCCGGCGATGATGACCCTGGGACGCTCCTGCAGGGCGATGCGGCGGACCTCGTCCATCTCGATGCGGCCGCTCTCACGGGAGACCCCGTAGGCCACGGCCCGGTAGTTCTTGCCGGAGAAGTTGATCCTCATGCCGTGGGTGAGGTGCCCGCCGTGGGCCAGATCGAGGCCGAGGATCGTGTCGCCCACCTCGGCCATGGCCATGAGGGCGGCGGCATTGGCCTGGGCGCCTGCGTGG
This genomic interval carries:
- a CDS encoding bifunctional methylenetetrahydrofolate dehydrogenase/methenyltetrahydrofolate cyclohydrolase, with product MRAPWNGPAKVLDGKATAAAIKAELAQRVAALRERGIVPGLGTILVGEDPGSMAYVAGKHRDCAEVGIESIRVDLPARAGQADVESAIDRLNADPACTGYIVQLPLPRGIDTNAVLERIDPAKDADGLHPTNLGRLVLRGAEDIDSPLPCTPRAVIELVERHGIDLAGADVCVIGRGVTVGRSIGLLLTRRAVNATVTLCHTGTRNLADKVRSADVVVAAAGSAGLVTPDMVRPGAVVLDVGVSRVVGPDGVARLHGDVADGVDEVASWLSPNPAGVGPMTRALLVTNVVEAAERCL
- the glyA gene encoding serine hydroxymethyltransferase, which gives rise to MPSLNDMSLAELDPEIRAVLDAELQRQRTTLEMIASENFVPRAVLEAQGSVLTNKYAEGYPGRRYYGGCEAVDVAESLAIARALDVFGGDYANVQPHAGAQANAAALMAMAEVGDTILGLDLAHGGHLTHGMRINFSGKNYRAVAYGVSRESGRIEMDEVRRIALQERPRVIIAGWSAYPRHLDFQAFRDIADEVGAHLWVDMAHFAGLVAAGLHPNPVPFADVTTTTVHKTIGGPRSGMILSSRGRQWGKKINSAVFPGQQGGPLMHVIAAKAIAMKVAQTEEFKDRQRRTLEGAQLLAERLGAPDAVNAGISLVSGGTDVHLVLVDLVKSQIDGRDAEDLLHEVGITVNRNAVPFDPRPPMRTSGLRIGTPALATRGFDAADFAEVADIIVTALVQGASGAPVEVEALRTRVAALTDRHPLYVGLD